From a single Miscanthus floridulus cultivar M001 chromosome 8, ASM1932011v1, whole genome shotgun sequence genomic region:
- the LOC136471182 gene encoding glycine cleavage system H protein 2, mitochondrial-like has protein sequence MAMAASSRLLWASRAAAYLRISTFPRAFSTVLKDLKYADTHEWVKAEGDSATVGITDHAQDHLGDVVYVELPEVGVSVSQGKNFGAVESVKATSDINSPVSGEVVEVNEKLSEEPGLVNASPYEKGWIIKVKLSDSGELNSLMDDEKYSKFCEEEDNH, from the exons atggccatggccgcctcctCCCGGCTGCTGTGGGCGTCCCGCGCCGCCGCCTACCTCAGGATCTCCACCTTCCCCAGGGCCTTCTCCACCG TGCTGAAGGATCTGAAGTATGCTGACACTCATGAATGGGTGAAAGCTGAGGGTGATTCAGCAACCGTGGGGATTACTGACCATGCCCAG GATCATTTGGGTGATGTTGTCTATGTGGAGTTGCCAGAAGTTGGCGTCAGTGTATCCCAGGGAAAGAACTTTGGTGCTGTTGAGAGTGTGAAGGCAACCAGTGATATCAACTCACCAGTATCTGGAGAGGTCGTTGAAGTGAATGAGAAACTAAGTGAGGAACCTGGATTG GTGAATGCAAGCCCATATGAGAAGGGATGgatcatcaaggtcaagctcaGCGATTCTGGTGAGCTCAATTCGCTCATGGATGATGAGAAGTACTCGAAATTCTGCGAAGAAGAAGACAATCATTGA
- the LOC136471183 gene encoding style cell-cycle inhibitor 1-A-like: MGGGEGKSRKRRSSPSSGEEEGRERRRRDKKESRRSGRDDREDDDDRYKKRKKGKHSDRDKGKERDSKDRHSKEKEKSKRKDKGTAFKEISKDDYFAKNNEFATWLKEEKGKYFSDLSSESARDLFLKFVKQWNKGKLPSQYYEGITSGPRSAHNWNIKA; the protein is encoded by the exons ATGGGCGGCGGCGAGGGCAAGTCCAGGAAGCGCCGCTCTTCTCCCTCCTCAG GGGAGGAAGAGGGCAGGGAGCGGAGGAGGCGGGACAAGAAGGAGAGCAGGAGGAGCGGCCGAGACGACAGGGAGGATGACGACGACAggtacaagaagaggaagaaggggaaACACAGCGACAGGGACAAAGGCAAAG AGAGAGATTCGAAGGATAGGCATTctaaggagaaggagaagagcaAGAGAAAAGACAAGGGCACT GCCTTCAAAGAAATATCCAAGGATGACTATTTTGCAAAGAACAATGAGTTTGCTACCTGgttaaaggaagaaaaaggcaaataTTTCTCGGATTTATCTTCAGAGTCTGCTCGTGATCTGTTCCTAAAGTTTGTGAAACAATGGAATAAAGGAAAGCTGCCATCACAATACTATGAGGGGATTACGAGTGGCCCACGTTCGGCGCACAATTGGAACATCAAAGCATGA
- the LOC136471184 gene encoding MADS-box protein ZMM17 isoform X2, protein MGRGKIEIKRIENSTNRQVTFSKRRGGLLKKANELAVLCDARVGVVIFSSTGKMFEYCSPACSLRELIEQYQHATNSHFQEINHDQQILLEMTGMKNEMDKLETGIRRYTGDDLSSLTLDDVSDLEQQLEYSVSKVRARKHQLLNQQLDNLRRKEQILEDQNTFLYRMINENQQAALTGEVKLGEMTAPLAMLPPPAALTHSTYYSGESSSSGTALQLMSAAPQLHADLGFRLQPTQPNLQDPAAACGGLHGHGLQL, encoded by the exons ATGGGACGCGGGAAGATCGAGATCAAGCGGATCGAGAACTCGACGAACCGGCAGGTGACCTTCTCCAAGCGCCGGGGCGGGCTGCTCAAGAAGGCCAACGAGCTCGCCGTGCTGTGCGACGCGCGCGTCGGCGTCGTCATCTTCTCCAGCACCGGCAAGATGTTCGAGTACTGCAGCCCTGCCTGCAG CCTGAGGGAGCTTATTGAGCAGTATCAGCATGCTACCAACAGCCACTTCCAGGAGATAAACCATGATCAG CAAATATTACTGGAGATGACAGGGATGAAGAACGAGATGGACAAGCTGGAGACGGGCATCAGGAGGTACACCGGCGACGACCTCTCCTCACTCACCCTCGACGACGTCAGCGACCTCGAGCAGCAGCTCGAGTACTCCGTCTCCAAAGTCCGTGCAAGAAAG CATCAGCTTCTGAACCAACAGCTTGACAATCTGCGTCGCAAG GAACAAATCTTAGAAGACCAGAACACCTTCCTGTACCGCATG ATCAACGAGAACCAGCAGGCCGCATTGACCGGCGAGGTGAAGCTGGGGGAGATGACGGCGCCGCTGGCGATGCTGCCACCGCCGGCGGCGTTGACGCACTCCACCTACTACAGCGGAGAGTCGTCGTCGTCGGGCACGGCGCTGCAGCTGATGTCGGCGGCGCCGCAGCTGCACGCCGACCTCGGGTTCCGGCTACAGCCGACGCAGCCCAACCTGCAGGACCCGGCGGCCGCGTGCGGCGGCCTCCATGGCCACGGCCTGCAGCTGTG A
- the LOC136471184 gene encoding MADS-box protein ZMM17 isoform X3 → MGRGKIEIKRIENSTNRQVTFSKRRGGLLKKANELAVLCDARVGVVIFSSTGKMFEYCSPACSLRELIEQYQHATNSHFQEINHDQQILLEMTGMKNEMDKLETGIRRYTGDDLSSLTLDDVSDLEQQLEYSVSKVRARKHQLLNQQLDNLRRKNTFLYRMINENQQAALTGEVKLGEMTAPLAMLPPPAALTHSTYYSGESSSSGTALQLMSAAPQLHADLGFRLQPTQPNLQDPAAACGGLHGHGLQLW, encoded by the exons ATGGGACGCGGGAAGATCGAGATCAAGCGGATCGAGAACTCGACGAACCGGCAGGTGACCTTCTCCAAGCGCCGGGGCGGGCTGCTCAAGAAGGCCAACGAGCTCGCCGTGCTGTGCGACGCGCGCGTCGGCGTCGTCATCTTCTCCAGCACCGGCAAGATGTTCGAGTACTGCAGCCCTGCCTGCAG CCTGAGGGAGCTTATTGAGCAGTATCAGCATGCTACCAACAGCCACTTCCAGGAGATAAACCATGATCAG CAAATATTACTGGAGATGACAGGGATGAAGAACGAGATGGACAAGCTGGAGACGGGCATCAGGAGGTACACCGGCGACGACCTCTCCTCACTCACCCTCGACGACGTCAGCGACCTCGAGCAGCAGCTCGAGTACTCCGTCTCCAAAGTCCGTGCAAGAAAG CATCAGCTTCTGAACCAACAGCTTGACAATCTGCGTCGCAAG AACACCTTCCTGTACCGCATG ATCAACGAGAACCAGCAGGCCGCATTGACCGGCGAGGTGAAGCTGGGGGAGATGACGGCGCCGCTGGCGATGCTGCCACCGCCGGCGGCGTTGACGCACTCCACCTACTACAGCGGAGAGTCGTCGTCGTCGGGCACGGCGCTGCAGCTGATGTCGGCGGCGCCGCAGCTGCACGCCGACCTCGGGTTCCGGCTACAGCCGACGCAGCCCAACCTGCAGGACCCGGCGGCCGCGTGCGGCGGCCTCCATGGCCACGGCCTGCAGCTGTGGTAA
- the LOC136471184 gene encoding MADS-box protein ZMM17 isoform X1, giving the protein MGRGKIEIKRIENSTNRQVTFSKRRGGLLKKANELAVLCDARVGVVIFSSTGKMFEYCSPACSLRELIEQYQHATNSHFQEINHDQQILLEMTGMKNEMDKLETGIRRYTGDDLSSLTLDDVSDLEQQLEYSVSKVRARKHQLLNQQLDNLRRKEQILEDQNTFLYRMINENQQAALTGEVKLGEMTAPLAMLPPPAALTHSTYYSGESSSSGTALQLMSAAPQLHADLGFRLQPTQPNLQDPAAACGGLHGHGLQLW; this is encoded by the exons ATGGGACGCGGGAAGATCGAGATCAAGCGGATCGAGAACTCGACGAACCGGCAGGTGACCTTCTCCAAGCGCCGGGGCGGGCTGCTCAAGAAGGCCAACGAGCTCGCCGTGCTGTGCGACGCGCGCGTCGGCGTCGTCATCTTCTCCAGCACCGGCAAGATGTTCGAGTACTGCAGCCCTGCCTGCAG CCTGAGGGAGCTTATTGAGCAGTATCAGCATGCTACCAACAGCCACTTCCAGGAGATAAACCATGATCAG CAAATATTACTGGAGATGACAGGGATGAAGAACGAGATGGACAAGCTGGAGACGGGCATCAGGAGGTACACCGGCGACGACCTCTCCTCACTCACCCTCGACGACGTCAGCGACCTCGAGCAGCAGCTCGAGTACTCCGTCTCCAAAGTCCGTGCAAGAAAG CATCAGCTTCTGAACCAACAGCTTGACAATCTGCGTCGCAAG GAACAAATCTTAGAAGACCAGAACACCTTCCTGTACCGCATG ATCAACGAGAACCAGCAGGCCGCATTGACCGGCGAGGTGAAGCTGGGGGAGATGACGGCGCCGCTGGCGATGCTGCCACCGCCGGCGGCGTTGACGCACTCCACCTACTACAGCGGAGAGTCGTCGTCGTCGGGCACGGCGCTGCAGCTGATGTCGGCGGCGCCGCAGCTGCACGCCGACCTCGGGTTCCGGCTACAGCCGACGCAGCCCAACCTGCAGGACCCGGCGGCCGCGTGCGGCGGCCTCCATGGCCACGGCCTGCAGCTGTGGTAA